Proteins encoded in a region of the Magallana gigas chromosome 8, xbMagGiga1.1, whole genome shotgun sequence genome:
- the LOC105325796 gene encoding thrombospondin-1, which produces MYYKLGARILYLWLVWISIVDGHWGVCCAKWWNWTSWSACCINKQSRYRTCLRSNFDGTGTQCAGNDRIFRHCWGCPNETLSVKLSPWTMCSTTCGEGLRSRTVYCDLTYEQVNHYKCRGETAYVVGCKMKQCTVDGNWSIWSSWEVCTAACGKMGLTNRSRACVDPVPQNGGKMCSGSHFESKLCISTSCPDTTPRNRLVTEIPVAYDEHHGGADDSQSSPIESFLTKHSLLMASIIGSVGFIISVFIVTAFVYRYLEKKRLRTTPYRMKKVRFEGDIRTVVLYPNSKNPMEST; this is translated from the exons ATGTACTACAAGCTGGGGGCCAGAATCTTGTATCTATGGTTAGTTTGGATTTCTATCGTCGATGGTCACTGGGGAG tttgttGTGCTAAGTGGTGGAATTGGACAAGTTGGAGTGCATGCTGTATTAACAAGCAGTCTCGTTATCGAACATGTCTCAGGTCCAATTTTGACGGCACAGGAACACAATGTGCAGGGAATGATCGAATTTTCCGGCATTGCTGGGGATGCCCAA ATGAAACGCTTAGTGTAAAGCTCTCACCTTGGACTATGTGCTCAACGACGTGTGGAGAGGGACTTAGGAGCAGGACTGTGTATTGCGACTTAACATACGAACAAGTTAATCATTACAAATGTCGAGGAGAAACAGCGTATGTTGTAGGATGCAAGATGAAACAATGTACAG TGGACGGAAATTGGTCCATTTGGTCTTCCTGGGAAGTTTGTACGGCTGCGTGTGGTAAGATGGGGTTAACTAACCGAAGCCGTGCCTGTGTGGATCCAGTTCCCCAAAACGGCGGCAAAATGTGTTCTGGGAGCCATTTTGAGAGTAAACTATGCATCTCGACCTCATGTCCAG ATACCACCCCTAGGAATCGTCTAGTCACAGAGATACCCGTGGCTTATGACGAGCATCACGGAGGAGCAGACGACTCACAGAGTAGCCCAATTGAAAGCTTTTTAACCAAACATTCTTTGCTTATGGCATCCATTATTGGCTCCGTAGGATTCATCatctctgtttttattgttacaGCGTTCGTATATAG GTATCTAGAGAAAAAACGATTACGTACAACTCCATACAGAATGAAGAAAGTAAGGTTCGAAGGAGACATACGGACTGTTGTTTTGTATCCTAACAGCAAAAACCCAATGGAATCAACCTAG